GCGGCGGGCGCCCTGGCGTGAGCCGATCAGCCCCTCGGCGGTCAGTGCCGCCACGGCCTGGCGGACCGTGCCGCGGGAGACGCCGTAGTGCGCCGCGAGGTCGGTTTCGGCGGGCAGCCGCGCGCCGACCGCGTACTCTCCGCGGTCGATCGCCCGGCGCAGCTCGTCGGCGATCTCCTCGTGCAGCGCGGCCATGCTTCCCCTCGGCGTCGACAGCTGTACACAGCCTGACCAGCCTAGTCGACCTGCAGGGCTGCTCGGCGGCAGTCGCAACTGTGCGTGAAATCGGGGCTCAGGGTTTCGCCAGTGTTTACGAAGGGGACACCAGCGGCGTGCGTACTGAGGCGAACTTGTTCAGACAAGTTCGCCTCATCTCCTGCATTCTCGCGCGTCCCCTGGAGAAGCCGTGACCGTGCCCCTGCCGAGAACCGCCGTCCGCGGCGGTGTCCTCGCCGCCCTCGCCGCCCTCGCACTGAGCGCCTGTGGCGCCGCCCCCGAGACCACCTCCACCACCGCCGACGGCAAGAACGCCGCCACCGCCACCTCCGCCGCCGACTTCGGCGGACTCGACGCGCTGGTGAAGGCGGCCAAGAAGGAGGGCACGCTCAACGCCATCGCGCTGCCCCGCGACTGGGCCAACTACGGCGCCCTCATAGACGGCTTCCAGAAGAAGTACGGCATCAAGGTCGCGGTCGAGAACCCGGACGGCGCGAGCCAGGACGAGATCAACGCCGTCACCTCGCGCAAGGGCCAGGACCGCGCGCCGGACGTCCTCGACCTCGGCAGCTCCTTCGCGCTGAGCGCCGCCCAGCAGGGGCTGCTCGCCCCCTACAAGGTGGCCTCCTTCGCGGACATCCCCGAGGGCCAGAAGGACGCGCAGGCCCGCTGGTACAACGACTACGGCGGCTACATCTCCATCGGCTGCGACGCCAAGCGCGTCAAGACCTGCCCCACCACCTTCGCGGACCTCCTCAAGCCGCAGTACAAGGGCCAGGTCGCCCTCAACGGCAACCCCACCAAGTCCGGCTCCGCGTTCGGCGGCGTCTACGCGGCGGCCCTCGCGAGCGGCGGCTCCTTCGACGACATCCAGCCCGGCCTCGACTTCTTCGCCAAGCTGAAGAAGAACGGCAACTACACTCCCGTCGAGTCGACCCCGGCCACCGTCGAGAAGGGCGAGACGCCCATCAGCATCGACTGGGACTACCTCAACGCCGGATACGCCGACGAGTTCACGTCCAAGGGCGTCGACTGGAAGGTGTCCGTCCCGAGCGACGGCCAGTTCTCCCAGTACTACTCCCAGGCGATCAACAAGGACGCCCCGCACCCGGCGACGGCCCGCCTGTGGCAGGAGTACCTCTACAGCGCCGAGGGCCAGAACCTGTGGCTCAAGGGGTACGCCCGTCCGGCCCTGATGACCGCCATGGAGAAGGCCGGCACCCTCGACAAGACGGCGGCCGCCAAGCTGCCCGAGGTCTCCGGGGCGCCCTCCTTCCCGACCGAGACCCAGCAGAGCAAGGCCAAGACGGTCCTCGGGCAGGGCTGGGCCAAGGCCGTCTCCGGATGACCACCACCGCCGTACGGGTCGACACGGCGGCCGCCGCTCCGGTGAAGCGGCGGCGCCGTGCCCTCGGCTGGCTCGCGGTCGTCCCGCTGCTCGCCTTCACCGCGCTCGCCTTCGGGCTGCCCGCCGTGGCCATGCTCGACGGCGCGTTCACCGCCAAGGACCCGGCCACCGGCGGCACCTCCTACACGGTCGACAACCTGACGGCCTCCCTGCGGGGCGCGTACCTGACGGCCCTGCTCGGCAGCGTGAAACTGTCCGCCGTGTCGGCCTTCCTGGGAGCCCTGCTCGGGCTGCCGCTCGCCCAGGCCGTCGTGACCTCCCGCTTCCGCGCGCTGCGCGAGGCCGTGCTCACCGCGTCCGGGGTGCTGGCCAACTTCGGCGGCGTCCCGCTCGCCTTCGCCTTCGTCGCCACGCTCGGCAACGCCGGTGTGCTGACCCGGCAGTTCGGTCTCACCGACCGGGGCTGGGACCTGTACAGCTTCTGGGGACTGGTGATCGTCTACCTGTACTTCCTGATCCCGCTGATGGTGCTCACCATCACCCCCGCCCTGGAGGGACTGCGCTCCCAGTGGCGTGAGGCGGCCCAGAACAACGGCGCGACGTCCGCCCAGTACTGGCGGCACGTCGCCCTGCCCGTTCTGCTGCCCTCGCTCCTCGGCGGCCTCGTGCTGCTCTTCGGCAGCGCCTTCGCCGCGTACGCCACCGCCGCGGCCATGGTGGGCAGCTCCATCCCGCTGGTCACCCTCCAGATCGCGGACGCCATCTCCGGCAACGTCCTCGTCGGGCAGGAGAACGTGGCGCTCGCCCTCAGCCTCGACATGGTCCTGGTCGCCGGACTGGTCATGGCCGTGTACCTGCCCCTGCAACGACGGAGCGCGCGATGGCTCGCCTGAACCTGTGGCGGTGGGGTGTCCTCGGCCTCGCCGGACTGTACTTCCTGGTGCCGCTGGCCGCGTCGGTCGTCTTCACCGTCGACGTGCCCGGACAGGGCGTCACCTTCGACGCCTACACACAGATCTTCTCCACCGCGGGCTTCGGGTCCAGCCTGCTGCTCTCCCTGGAGCTGGCCGCCGCCACCATCGCCGTCGTCCTGCTCCTGATGGTGCCCGCCATGGTGGCGCTGCGGCTCGGCTCGCCCCGGCTGCGGCCGGTCGTCGAGGTGGTGTGCGCGCTGCCGCTGGTGGTGCCGCCCATCGCCTTCGTCGCCGGCATCGGGACGGTCCTGAAATGGGGGCCCGAACACCTCTCGCGTACCCCCCTCTTCCAGACGTTCGTGGCCATCCAGGACCCCGGCTTCCCCGTCGTCCTCGTGCTGGCGTACGTGGTGATGGCGTTGCCGTTCGTGTACCGCGCCCTGGACGCGGGGCTGCGCTCCGTCGATGTGCGCACCCTCGTCGAGGCCGCCCGCAGCTGTGGCGCCGGCTGGCCCCAGGCGCTGGTCAGGGCCGTGCTGCCCAACCTGCGCGGCGCGCTGCTCAACGCCTCCTTCCTCACGCTGGCCCTGGTGCTCGGCGAGTTCACCGTGGCGCAGCTGCTCGGCTTCCGGCCCTTCGCCGTGTGGATCGTGAACGTCAGCGGCTCGCAGGCCCAGATGTCCGTCGCCGTGTCCGTGCTCAGCCTGCTCGTGACCTGGGCACTCCTTCTCGTCCTCGCCGGTTTCGGCGGGCGCACCCGTCCTACTTCCCGGGGATGAACCCATGACCGTGCTCGATACGACAGCGACGAAGGCCGCGAAGCAGGCGGCGACCGTCGAGTTCCGGGGACTGCGAAGGGAGTTCGGCCCGACCGTCGCCCTCGACGGCCTCGACCTCACCGTCCCGCCGGGTGAACTCCTCGCCCTGCTCGGCCCCTCCGGCTGCGGCAAGACCACCGCGCTGCGGGTGCTCGCCGGATTCGAACACCCCGACTCCGGTGCGGTGCTCGTCGACGGCGAGGACGTCACCCGGGTTCCGGCCCACCGCCGGGACGCCGGGATGGTCTTCCAGTCCTACAGCCTCTTCCCGCACCTCGACGCGCTCGACAACGTGGCCTTCGGGCTGCGGATGCGCAAGGTGCGCAGCGCCGAACGGCGGGCGCGAGCCGCGGAGTTGCTGGAGCTGGTGGGACTCGCCGACAAGGGTGCGCGGTTCCCGCACCAGCTCTCGGGCGGTCAGCAGCAGCGCATCGCGCTGGCCCGGGCGCTCGCCCTGCGACCGCGGGTCCTGCTCCTCGACGAGCCGCTCTCCGCGCTCGACGCCAAGGTGCGGCTGACCCTCCGCGAGGAGATCCGGCGGCTCCAGCAGGAGCTCGGCATCACCACCCTGTTCGTCACCCACGACCAGGAGGAGGCCCTGTCCATGGCGGACCGGGTCGCCGTGATGCACGCCGGACGGCTCGAGCAGTGCGCCGCCCCGGCCGAGTTGTACGGCAGGCCGGCCACGGCCTTCGTCGCCGAGTTCGTGGGCACGACGAGCCGGATACCGGGACACCTGGACGGCGACACCGTCGAGGTGCTCGGGCGTCGGCTGCCCGTCGACGGCCGGGTGCCGGCCGTCACCGAGGTGGACGTCCTGGTGCGGCCGGAGGCGGTGCGGGTGCGGGCCGAGGACGCCGGGAGCGCCCGCGTGGTCGCCACCTCCTTCCTGGGCGCGGCCGTTCGGCTCACCGTCCGGCTCGCCGACGCCACCGAGGTGAAGGCCGACCTGCCCGCCCACGAGGCAGCCGGGCTCGCGGCGGGGACCGCGGTGACCGTGTCGCTGCCGGACCGCCCGGTGCTCGTGGCCGAACGTGCTTCCTGATCCCGTGCCGAAAGAGGAAACCGTGACCCGACTCCCGCTCCAGGCCGCCCTGTTCGACATGGACGGCACGCTCGTCGACACCGAGCGGCTCTGGTGGGAGGCGGTGGAACGGGTCGCCGGACGGCCGCTGACCGAGACGGACCGGCCGGAGGTGCTCGGCCGCCCCGTCGAGCACACCGCCCACTGGCTGGCCGCCGGCACCGGACGGCCCGCGGCGGGCCTCGCCGAGGCGCTGCACCGAGAGTTCGCGGACCGCGTCCGCGCCGGCATAGTGCCGCGCCCCGGCGCGCTCGCCCTGCTCGACGCCCTGGCCCGGGAGCGCGTGCCGACGGCGCTGGTGACCGCGTCGCCCCGGGCGGTCGCCGACCTCGTGCTCGACGCGCTCGGCGCGAGCAGGTTCGCCGTCACCGTCACCGCCGACGACACCGAGCACACCAAGCCCGCCCCCGACCCCTACCTCGCGGCCTGCCGTGCCCTGGGCGTCGACCCCACGGCCTGCGTGGCCGTCGAGGACACCGAGACCGGGGTGGCCTCCGCCGAGGCGGCCGGCTGCGCGGTCCTGGCGGTGCCCTCGCTCGCGCCGATCGCGCCGGCCCCCGGCCGGACCGTCGTGGCCGGCCTCGAAGGCGTCACCCCTGAGCGGCTGCGCTCCCTGCTGCCGGACCGGCTCCGCGTCATGACGTGGAACCTCTGGCACGGGGGAACCAAGGTCCGCGACCACCGGGCCAAGCAGCTCAAGATCCTCACCGAGGCCGGTGTGGACGTGGTCGGGCTCCAGGAGACGTACGGCAGCGCCGCCGAGGAGCTCGCCGAGGCCCTCGGCTGGCACCACCACCGGGCCGGGGAGAACCTGGGGATCATCAGCCGCCACCCGATCACGGCCGGCCTCGGCGACCCGGACGTGGGCTTCTACGGAGCGGCGGGCGCCCGGATCCGCGTCCGCGGCGGGGAGGTGGACGTGTGGACGGTCCATCTGGACTGCGCGCCCTACGGGCCCTACGAGGCCGCCTTCGACGGGCTCGCCGCAGACGCCCTGACGGCCCACGAGGAGGGCCGGCTCGCACGGCTGGAGGACGCCCTGCGCCGGATCGGAGAAGGCCCCGACCTGCCCGTCGTCCTCGTCGGCGACTTCAACTGCCCCTCCCACCTGGACCGGCCGGACGCCGGATGGCCGGTGACGAGGGCCGCCGAGGAGGCGGGCTTCGCCGACTCCTACCGCGAGGCGCACCCCGACCCCGTGCGGGAGCCCGGTCACACATGGTCCCCGGTGCACGCGGAGCACGAGGACGGCAGCGGCCGGCCGGAACCGCAGGACCGGATCGACTTCGTGCTCCACCGGGGCCTGCGGGTGCTCGACTCGCGGACCCTGGTGACCGGCGGCATCCGGCCGTGGCCGGACGTCGAGGACAACGACTGGCCCTCCGACCACGCCGCGGTGGTCACCACGTTCGCGATCACCCCCACGGCGGTCCCGGGTAAACCGGTGGGCGAGGGGACGTGAAGCGCCTACCATCGATGACATGACCTGGCGACATTGATCCACGACCGGCTCCGACGTCCGTCGACTGACCGCCACGCTCTACGCGTACGCGTTCCTCGACGAGTTCGTGCTCCTGTACCCGGTGTACGCGCTGCTGTTCGCGGACGCCGGGCTGTCCGTCGGGGAGATCTCCTCCCTCTTCGTGCTGTGGTCGCTGACCGGCGTCCTGCTCGAGGTGCCCTCCGGCGCCTGGGCGGACGCCGTCTCCCGACGGCTGCTGCTGTGGACGGGCCCCCTGCTGGGCGCGGCCGGCTTCGCGCTGTGGGTGCTGTTCCCGTCGTACTGGGCCTTCGCGGCCGGCTTCGTCCTGTGGGGCGCCCGTGGCGCGCTGGGCTCCGGCGCGCTGGAGGCACTGGTCTACGAGGAGCTGGACCGGGCCGGCGCCGCCGACCGGTACGCCGGGGTCATGGGGCGCGCGCACGCTCTCGGCCAGGTGGCCGTGATGGCGGCGATGGGACTGGCCGGCCCGGTCTTCGCGGCCGGCGGATACCCGGCCGTCGGCGCGGCCAGCGTGCTGGCGTGCCTGCTCTGCGCCGCGACGGCGACCTGCTTCCCGGAGCACCGCACCCCGGCGTCCGCCGGGAGCGACGGCGGCGACGAGCCCGCCGGCGGCGATGCGGGCGGGGACCGGGGCACGGACGCCGACGGGGGCGAGCGCGACGAGGACCGGGCCCGGACGCCGCGCACCGCACTCTCCCTGCTCACCGGACTGCGCCGGGACCGTCCCCTTCTCGGCGCCCTGCTGCTCGTCCCCGCCGTCACGGCGGTGTGGGGCGCGCTCGACGAGTACACCCCGCTCCTGGTCAGGGAGACCGGGGCGGCGGACGCTGCCGTCCCGTACCTGCTCATGACGATCTGGGCCGGGGTGACGGCGGGCAGTCTGCTGGCCGGTGCGGCGGAGCGCCTCGGCCGCACCGGGCTGGCGGCGGTCCTCGCGGGCGCCGCGCTCGCCCTGGCGGCCGGCGCGCTGACGGGGGCGCAGGCCGGCATCGCCCTCGTCGGCCTCGCCTTCGGCGGCTTCCAGGCGGCGACCGTCCTGGCCGACGTCCGGCTCCAGCAGCGCATCGAGGGCGGCGCACGGGCCACCCTCACCTCGATCGCCGGCCTGGGCACCGAGCTGGTGACCGTCGCGGTGTACGGCGCGTACGGCGTCCTGGGCGCGCGGTTCCCGCACGGCGTCGTGTTCGCCCTGTGCGCGCTGCCGTACCTGGTCACGGCCCTGGCGGTGGGCCGGCGGGGAAGACGGCGAGTGCACTGTCGCGGGGCCGTCGGAGCACGCGGGCGAGGGGGGTGACGCGAGGCCGGGGGAGAGAGGGGGTGACGCGAGGCCGGGGGAGAGAGCAGTGAGTGCTTGATCGGCGGGCCCGGTGAGCGCAGAGGGCGGGGACGGCGCGCAACGAATCGCCGTCCCACCCGTCACGCACGCAACGAACCGCTCACCGTCGCGCAACGGCTCCTCCTTGTCCGGCCCGCGCGGCCGCCCGTACCGTCTAGGTGGCCCCCACAACCACCCTTTCGTCCGGTGAGGATCACGCATGCGCACCGCCCTGCTCCAGAGCTCCGGCCGCCCCGGCTCCGTCGTCGAGAACCTCAAGGTCCTCGACGAGGCCGCGGACCGGGCCGCCGCCACGGGCGCCGGGCTGCTCGTCACGCCGGAGATGTTCCTCACCGGGTACGCCATCGGCGACGACGTCGCCCGCCTCGCCGAGCCCGCCGACGGCGACTCCGCGGACGCCGTCGCCGAGACCGCCGCGCGGCACGGGATCGCGATCGCCTACGGCTACCCGGAGCGCTCCGGCGCGACCGTGTACAACGCGGTCCAGCTGATCTCCGCCGACGGCGGCCGCCTCGCGAACTACCGCAAGACCCACCTCTTCGGCTGCTTCGAGCGCGAGCACTTCGCCGAGGGCGGGCGGCCCGTCGTCCAGGCCGAGCTGAACGGCCTCACCGTCGGCCTCCTGATCTGCTACGACGTCGAGTTCCCGGAGAACGTGCGGGCGCACGCGCTCGCCGGCACCGACCTGCTCGTGGTGCCGACCGCGCAGATGCATCCCTTCCAGTTCGTCGCCGAGTCGATGATCCCGGTGCGCGCCTTCGAGAACCAGATGTACGTCGCCTATGTCAACCGGGTCGGCCGGGAAGGGGAGTTCGAGTTCGTCGGACTCTCCACCCTGGCCGGACCCGACGGCGTCGCCCGGGCGCGCGCGGGCCGCGCCGAGGAGCTGGTCTTCGCCGACGCCGACCCGGTCGCCCTCGCCGCCTCCCGTGAGGCCAACCCCTACCTGCGGGACCGCCGCCCCGGTCTCTACGGGTCCCTGGCCTGACCTCCGCAACGCCGAACGCCGCACATCCTCAGCTCATCTTTGCCGCAAGGAGTCCGCACCCCATGACGTCCACCGTGCCCAACGCCGTCGAGCACGCAGACGAGCAGCAGCCGCCGATCACCATGTTCGGTCCGGACTTCCCGTACGCCTACGACGACTTCCTCGCCCATCCGGCGGGCCTCGGTCAGATCCCGGCGACCGAGCACGGCGCCGAGGTCGCGGTCATCGGCGGCGGGCTGTCCGGCATCGTGGCCGCGTACGAGCTGATGAAGATGGGGCTCAAGCCGGTCGTCTACGAGGCCGACCGCATCGGCGGACGACTGCGCACCGTCGGCTTCGAGGGCTGCGACCCCTCGCTCACCGCCGAGATGGGAGCGATGCGCTTCCCGCCGTCATCGACAGCGCTCCAGCACTACATCGACCTGGTGGGGCTGCAGACCCAGCCGTTCCCCAACCCCCTCGCGGAGGCCACCCCTTCGACGGTCGTCGACCTCAAGGGCGAGTCCCACTACGCCGAGAACATCGACGACCTGCCGCAGGTCTACCGTGACGTCGCCGCCGCCTGGAACACCTGCCTCGAAGAGGGCGCCGACTTCTCCGACATGAACCGGGCCATGCGCGAGCGGGACGTGCCGCGCATCCGCGAGATCTGGGCCGGGCTCGTCGAGAAGCTCGACAACCAGACCTTCTACGGCTTCCTCTGCGACTCCGAGGCCTTCAAATCCTTCCGCCACCGGGAGATCTTCGGTCAGGTCGGCTTCGGCACCGGAGGCTGGGACACCGACTTCCCCAACTCCATCCTGGAGATCCTGCGCGTCGTCTACACCGAGGCCGACGACCACCACCGAGGCATCGTCGGCGGCTCCCAGCAGCTGCCGCTGCGCCTGTGGGAGCGCGAACCGGAGAAGATCGTCCACTGGCCGTACGGCACCTCGCTCAGCTCCCTGCACGAGGGCGGCGAGCCGCGACCCGCCGTGACCCGGCTGCACCGCACCGCGGGTGACCGCATCACCGTGACCGACGCGAACGGCGACATCCGCACCTACCGGGCGGCGGTCTTCACCGCCCAGTCCTGGATGCTGCTGTCGAAGATCGCCTGCGACGACTCGCTCTTCCCGATCGACCACTGGACCGCGATCGAGCGCACCCACTACATGGAGTCCAGCAAGCTGTTCGTGCCCGTCGACCGGCCGTTCTGGCTCGACAAGGACGAGACCACCGGCCGGGACGTCATGTCGATGACGCTCACCGACCGCATGACGCGCGGGACGTACCTGCTCGACGACGGCCCCGACAAGCCCGCCGTCATCTGCCTCTCGTACACCTGGTGCGACGACAGCCTGAAGTGGCTGCCGCTGTCCGCGAACGAGCGGATGGAGGTCATGCTGAAGTCGCTCGGCGAGATCTACCCGAACGTCGACATCAGGAAGCACGTCATCGGCAACCCCGTGACGGTGTCCTGGGAGAACGAGCCCTACTTCATGGGCGCGTTCAAGGCCAACCTCCCCGGTCACTACCGTTACCAGCGGCGGCTGTTCACCCACTTCATGCAGGACCGGCTGCCCGAGGACAAGCGGGGCGTCTTCCTCGCGGGAGACGACATCTCCTGGACGGCCGGCTGGGCCGAGGGCGCCGTGCAGACCGCGCTCAACGCCGTCTGGGGCGTCATGCGCCACTTCGGCGGCGCGACCGACGCCACCAACCCGGGCCCGGGCGACGTGTACGACGAGATCGCGCCCGTGGAGCTCCCGGAGGACTGAGTCACCTGCCGGCGCGCCTCACAGCGGGGTGAGCATCATCCGTCCCGCGAAGCCGACGGCCGTGTCGAGACGGTCGGTGAACTCCACCGCCACGTCGGGGAGTCGGCGCAGCGCCCACAGCGCCCGGGCCGCCGTCCAGGTGGCGTCCCGGGCGCGTTCCAGGCTCCAGGCCCCGAGCAGATGGGTGAGCGGATCGGCGATCTGCAGCAGATCGGGGCCCGGCATCAGCTCTTCGCGGAGCCGCTCCTCCAGCGAGACGAGGAGATCGCCCACGCGATCGAACTCGTCCTCCAGCTCGGCCGGTTCGCAGCCGAGGCTACGACAGGCGTCCACCACGGCGAGCGCGAGGTCGTGCCCGATGTGCGCGTTGATGCCGGCGAGCGCGAACTGCAGCGGACGTACGCCGGGGTGACGGCGGAACTGCAGCAGCGGGCGCCAGCAGGCGGGCGGACGCCGGTCGCCGGGCACCGGATCCACCGCGTCCAGGTAACGCTCGGCGAACCGTACGTCCAGCGTGATCGCGGCGTACGGGTCGGGGAAGCGGCCCCGGTCGACGCGCCGGCCGACCTCCTCGGTCACGGCGAGGTAGACACGGTTGAAGACCGCGACCCCGTCGCGCGCAGGCAGGGCCGCGTCGAGGGCCCGCATCCGGGCGAGCACGCCGTCGAGGCGCGGGTCGGCCGGGCGGACCCCCGCGTCGACGGGAGGGGTGAACTGTTCCGATTGCGGCATGGGGGCAGGGTGGCAGTTCTAGGCTGGCCCGCGTGCCGACGAGCCCGACGCTTCCCCGGAACGGGGGAACGGGACCGTCGCGCGGGAGGGGAACAGCACGGTGTCAGGGGTACGTGAGCGACGGGCCGGGCGGCGCAGCGCCATGGTCCTGGTCGCCTCGGTCGTGGTCGCCCTCGGCGCCGCGGCCGGGATGGTGACCGCGCTCGGCGACGGCGACGAGCGCGGTCATGGCCGCGACACCGACGGCGTCCGGCCGCAGACCGGCGCGACGCTGCTGTCCCCCTCCCCTCCGCCTCTCCCGTCCGCCTCCGCGGCTCCCACCACCGTGTCGCCCACCGCGACGCCGACCCCCTCGGCCGTCCGCCGCGCGGCGCGCGAGCCGCGGACGCCGGCCGCGTCCACGAGCCTGTACCGGCACTCCGAGTCCCAGGTCCTCGACTGGGTCCGCGCCCATCCGGCCGACCCGCGCACCTCCGTGATCGAGTCCCGCATCGCGAACCGGCCGGCCGCGGTGTGGTTCGCCGACTACGCGCCCGGCACGCTCGCCGCACGGGTCCGCGCGGTCACCTCGGGCGCCGCCGCCGAGGGCCGGGTCCCCGTCCTCGTGGCGTACGCGATCCCGGACCGGGACTGCGGCGGCGCCTCCGAGGGCGGCGCGCCCGACCTCGACTCCTACGACGGCTGGATCGACCGGTTCGCCGCCGGGCTCGGCTCCGGTGAGGTGGTCGTCGTCCTGGAGCCGGACTCGATCGCCCAGGCCGACTGTCTCGACGCGGGCGCGCGCGCCGGCCGCTTCGCCGCCCTGGCCCGCGCGGGGCGCGTGCTGAAGGCGGCGAACCCGGCGGCCCGTGTCTACTACGACGCCGGCCACTCCCACTGGAACCCGCCGGCCGAGCAGGCCGCGCTGCTGAAGCAGGCCGGCGCCGCCTCCGCCGCGTCCTCCGACGGGATCTTCAGCAACGTCTCCAACTTCCGCGGCACCGCCGACGAGGCCGCCTACGCGCGCCGGGTGCTGGACGCACTGGGCGGTCCGGCGGGTCTGGGCGCAGTCATCGACACGAGCCGCAACGGCAACGGCGCGCCGGCCGACGACGAGTGGTGCGACCCGGCCGGCCGCAGGATCGGCAGGGCGCCCACCCTGGACACCGGCCAGGCCCGGATCGACGCCTATCTGTGGGTGAAGCTGCCGGGGGAGTCGGACGGCTGCAAGGGGGCGGCGGGCGAGTTCAGCCCCGAGTACGCCTATGAGCTGGCGTCGTCGTAGCTGCTGGCGCCCTCGTCCGGCAGCGGCGGCCCGGTCCTGAGGTGGGCGGCCGCGAACGCGCGCAGCGCGTGGGAGCCGACGACGACGATCGTGCCGAGCGCAGATCGACACGGGCGTTGAGCCAGATCTCCCGTGGACGCGCGGCCGAGGGGCTGCCGGGGCGATCACCAGGGGGAAGGGTGAGCGCCCGCTTAGGGAGCGCATACGATGGGGATCGTCCCCCTCACCTGCACAGGAGCCCCGCCGTGACCGCCGAAGCCCCGCTCGCCCCCGCCGTGTCGTACGGCCGCCTCGTCCCGGTCACCGTCCACTTCGACGACCTGGACGCGCTCGGACTGCTGCACAACGCCCGCTACCCGCTGATGGTCGAGCGCGCCTGGACCCAGCTGTGGCAGGAGTACGGGGTGCGCTTCGAAGGAGACTGGGAGGCGGCCGGCGACGCCTGCAACGCCGTCAAGGAACTCCGCATCAGCTACGAGGCGCCGGTCACGAGGCCCGGCGCGTACGCCGTGCACCTGTGGCTGGAGCGGCTCGGCACCACCGGCCTGACCTACGGCTTCCGCTTCTGTTCGACGGACGGGACGCTCACGTACGCGCGGGGCGCCCGGGTCCTCGTCCGGCTGGACGCGGCGACCATGCGTCCCGCTCCCTGGAGCGAGACCCTCAGGGCCGGGGGTCGGGCACTGCTGCGGCCCGCGGACTGACCTTCGCGCCCGTCCGCTGCCCGCCGCGCAGCACGCCCGCGAAGGCCACGAGCCCGCACGCCAGCACGGTCACCACGACGAACGACACCATCAGGCTGGTCGCCTGGGCGACTCCGCCGATCAGGCTCGGGGCGATCAGCCCGGAGGTGTAGGTGATCGTCGCGACGCCCGCGATGGCCTGACTGGGGTTGGGCCCGCTGTGGCCGGCCGCGGCGAAACACAGCGGCACGACGACCGCGATGCCGAGCCCCATCAGCGCGAACCCGCCGATGGCCACCGCCGGATGCCCCGCGACGACGATCAGCAGCCCGCCGAGCGCGGCCAGCACGCCGCCCGCCCGCACGGTGCGCACCGCGCCGAACCGGTCGACCACCGCGTCTCCCGCGATCCGCGCCACCGCCATCGTGAGCATGAAGCCGGTCGTGCAGGCCGCCGCGACCCCGGCCGACGACTCGAGCCGGTCGCGCAGGTACACCGCCGACCAGTCAAGGCTCGCGCCCTCCGCGAACACCGCGCAGAAGCCGACCGCGCCGATCAGCAGCGCCGGGCGGGGCGGCAGCGCGAACCGCGGGGGCGGCTCCTCGTCCGCGGCCGGCCGGATGTCCAGCACCCACTGACAGACCAGCAGCCCGAGCACGGTGAGGGCGGCCGCGGCCAGCGCGTGGTGCACGCGGGCGTCCACGCCGAGGTGGGCGGCGAGGGTACCGCCGGCCGAGCCGATCAGCGCACCAGCGCTCCACATGCCGTGCAGCCCGGACATGATCGACTTTCCGAGCAGCCGCTCCACCTCGACCCCGAGGGCGTTCATCGCGACGTCCGCCATGCCCGCGGCCGCGCCGTAGGTGAACATCGCCAGGCACAGCGTCGGCAGGTTCGGGGCGAGGGCG
The window above is part of the Streptomyces sp. NBC_00425 genome. Proteins encoded here:
- a CDS encoding carbon-nitrogen hydrolase family protein — encoded protein: MRTALLQSSGRPGSVVENLKVLDEAADRAAATGAGLLVTPEMFLTGYAIGDDVARLAEPADGDSADAVAETAARHGIAIAYGYPERSGATVYNAVQLISADGGRLANYRKTHLFGCFEREHFAEGGRPVVQAELNGLTVGLLICYDVEFPENVRAHALAGTDLLVVPTAQMHPFQFVAESMIPVRAFENQMYVAYVNRVGREGEFEFVGLSTLAGPDGVARARAGRAEELVFADADPVALAASREANPYLRDRRPGLYGSLA
- a CDS encoding MFS transporter, with protein sequence MSGVGEVVCTPVKVRRARYAVAAVFTVHGAVTGSFATRVPWIQDHADVSAGRLGFALAFTAFGAACAMPLAGSVTHRFGSRAALRGLLALWTLSLVLPALAPNLPTLCLAMFTYGAAAGMADVAMNALGVEVERLLGKSIMSGLHGMWSAGALIGSAGGTLAAHLGVDARVHHALAAAALTVLGLLVCQWVLDIRPAADEEPPPRFALPPRPALLIGAVGFCAVFAEGASLDWSAVYLRDRLESSAGVAAACTTGFMLTMAVARIAGDAVVDRFGAVRTVRAGGVLAALGGLLIVVAGHPAVAIGGFALMGLGIAVVVPLCFAAAGHSGPNPSQAIAGVATITYTSGLIAPSLIGGVAQATSLMVSFVVVTVLACGLVAFAGVLRGGQRTGAKVSPRAAAVPDPRP
- a CDS encoding acyl-CoA thioesterase, whose amino-acid sequence is MTAEAPLAPAVSYGRLVPVTVHFDDLDALGLLHNARYPLMVERAWTQLWQEYGVRFEGDWEAAGDACNAVKELRISYEAPVTRPGAYAVHLWLERLGTTGLTYGFRFCSTDGTLTYARGARVLVRLDAATMRPAPWSETLRAGGRALLRPAD
- a CDS encoding DUF5995 family protein, which codes for MPQSEQFTPPVDAGVRPADPRLDGVLARMRALDAALPARDGVAVFNRVYLAVTEEVGRRVDRGRFPDPYAAITLDVRFAERYLDAVDPVPGDRRPPACWRPLLQFRRHPGVRPLQFALAGINAHIGHDLALAVVDACRSLGCEPAELEDEFDRVGDLLVSLEERLREELMPGPDLLQIADPLTHLLGAWSLERARDATWTAARALWALRRLPDVAVEFTDRLDTAVGFAGRMMLTPL
- a CDS encoding flavin monoamine oxidase family protein; this translates as MTSTVPNAVEHADEQQPPITMFGPDFPYAYDDFLAHPAGLGQIPATEHGAEVAVIGGGLSGIVAAYELMKMGLKPVVYEADRIGGRLRTVGFEGCDPSLTAEMGAMRFPPSSTALQHYIDLVGLQTQPFPNPLAEATPSTVVDLKGESHYAENIDDLPQVYRDVAAAWNTCLEEGADFSDMNRAMRERDVPRIREIWAGLVEKLDNQTFYGFLCDSEAFKSFRHREIFGQVGFGTGGWDTDFPNSILEILRVVYTEADDHHRGIVGGSQQLPLRLWEREPEKIVHWPYGTSLSSLHEGGEPRPAVTRLHRTAGDRITVTDANGDIRTYRAAVFTAQSWMLLSKIACDDSLFPIDHWTAIERTHYMESSKLFVPVDRPFWLDKDETTGRDVMSMTLTDRMTRGTYLLDDGPDKPAVICLSYTWCDDSLKWLPLSANERMEVMLKSLGEIYPNVDIRKHVIGNPVTVSWENEPYFMGAFKANLPGHYRYQRRLFTHFMQDRLPEDKRGVFLAGDDISWTAGWAEGAVQTALNAVWGVMRHFGGATDATNPGPGDVYDEIAPVELPED
- a CDS encoding glycoside hydrolase family 6 protein; translation: MVLVASVVVALGAAAGMVTALGDGDERGHGRDTDGVRPQTGATLLSPSPPPLPSASAAPTTVSPTATPTPSAVRRAAREPRTPAASTSLYRHSESQVLDWVRAHPADPRTSVIESRIANRPAAVWFADYAPGTLAARVRAVTSGAAAEGRVPVLVAYAIPDRDCGGASEGGAPDLDSYDGWIDRFAAGLGSGEVVVVLEPDSIAQADCLDAGARAGRFAALARAGRVLKAANPAARVYYDAGHSHWNPPAEQAALLKQAGAASAASSDGIFSNVSNFRGTADEAAYARRVLDALGGPAGLGAVIDTSRNGNGAPADDEWCDPAGRRIGRAPTLDTGQARIDAYLWVKLPGESDGCKGAAGEFSPEYAYELASS